One window of the Clostridium sp. MB40-C1 genome contains the following:
- a CDS encoding 2-isopropylmalate synthase translates to MSRNIKIFDTTLRDGEQTPGVNLNVKEKVMIAKQLEALNVDVIEAGFPFSSKGDFLAVKAISKEIKRSTVAALCRANKKDIDCTWEAIKEAVNPRIHTFIATSNVHMKYKLEITKEEVLKKAVEMVSYAKKLCKDVEFSAEDAYRSDPEFLCDVFSKVIKAGANVINIPDTVGYALPKDYYKFIKYIMENTEGIENAEVSVHCHDDLGMAVANSLFGIMAGATQIECAINGIGERAGNAALEEIAMAIDIKKNSLGVYTNLNTKQIYRTSKLVSSLTGINIQPNKSIVGANAFAHESGIHQDGVLKEKSTYEILVPELIGINNNLGIVLGKHSGKHAFNMHLEDMGIELEKEELEKAFNKFKELTDKKKTITSKDIEAIVHFKKYFNETYKLKSFQINSGNHIVCTAAVEILKGDKLFTEVAVGDGSIDAAFKAVERAIGMNIKLRDYSISSVTDGKDALGEVTVKIMDEKGQIFVGKDISEDVMEASINSYINAINKMIDES, encoded by the coding sequence ATGAGTAGAAACATAAAAATATTTGATACTACCTTAAGAGATGGAGAACAGACTCCAGGTGTTAATTTAAATGTGAAAGAAAAAGTAATGATTGCAAAGCAATTAGAAGCTTTGAATGTAGATGTTATTGAAGCTGGCTTCCCATTTTCTTCAAAAGGAGATTTTTTAGCGGTAAAAGCTATATCAAAAGAGATAAAACGTTCTACAGTAGCAGCTTTGTGCAGGGCTAATAAAAAAGATATAGATTGTACTTGGGAGGCAATAAAAGAAGCTGTAAATCCTAGGATACATACATTTATAGCAACTTCTAATGTACACATGAAGTATAAACTTGAAATTACTAAAGAAGAAGTTTTAAAAAAAGCAGTAGAGATGGTATCTTATGCAAAAAAATTATGCAAAGATGTAGAATTTTCAGCAGAAGATGCTTATAGGAGCGATCCGGAGTTTTTGTGTGATGTTTTTTCAAAAGTTATTAAGGCTGGAGCAAATGTAATTAATATACCAGACACGGTAGGATATGCTCTACCAAAAGATTACTACAAGTTTATTAAATATATAATGGAAAATACAGAAGGAATAGAAAATGCAGAAGTAAGCGTACATTGTCATGATGATTTAGGAATGGCAGTTGCCAATAGTTTATTTGGTATTATGGCAGGAGCAACACAAATAGAGTGTGCTATAAATGGTATTGGAGAAAGAGCTGGAAATGCAGCATTAGAAGAGATAGCTATGGCTATTGATATTAAAAAAAATTCTTTAGGAGTATATACAAACCTAAATACTAAACAAATATACAGAACAAGTAAATTAGTAAGCTCACTTACAGGAATAAACATACAACCAAATAAATCTATTGTTGGAGCTAATGCTTTTGCTCACGAATCAGGCATACATCAAGATGGAGTTCTGAAGGAAAAAAGTACCTATGAAATACTTGTTCCAGAATTGATTGGAATAAACAATAATTTAGGCATTGTTCTTGGAAAACATTCGGGAAAACACGCTTTTAATATGCACTTAGAAGATATGGGAATAGAACTTGAAAAAGAGGAATTAGAGAAAGCATTTAATAAATTTAAAGAACTAACAGACAAGAAAAAGACTATAACATCTAAGGATATAGAAGCAATTGTACATTTTAAAAAGTATTTTAATGAAACGTATAAACTTAAATCTTTTCAAATTAATAGTGGGAATCACATTGTTTGTACAGCTGCAGTAGAGATATTAAAAGGTGATAAATTATTTACTGAAGTTGCTGTGGGTGATGGATCTATAGATGCAGCTTTTAAAGCGGTAGAAAGAGCTATAGGTATGAATATAAAACTTAGAGATTATTCTATATCATCAGTTACAGATGGAAAAGATGCGTTAGGAGAAGTAACTGTAAAGATAATGGATGAAAAAGGACAAATATTTGTAGGAAAGGATATTTCAGAGGATGTTATGGAAGCTAGTATTAATTCATATATAAACGCTATAAATAAGATGATTGATGAGAGTTAG
- the ilvC gene encoding ketol-acid reductoisomerase produces the protein MAKVYYEKDCNLQMLKEKKVAVIGYGSQGHAHALNLKESGVDVVVGLYKGSRSWSKAEKAGLEVMLTEEAVKKSDIIMILVNDEKQSKLYKEDVEPNITPGKALVFAHGFSIHFGQIVPPNDVDVFLVAPKGPGHTVRSQYLEGKGVPSLIAIHQDATGNAKEIALAYASGIGGARAGIIETSFKEETETDLFGEQAVLCGGLTALIKAGFETLVEAGYQPEMAYFECLHEMKLIVDLINEGGLNLMRYSISDTAEFGDYTAGPKVVTDETKKAMGKILKDIQEGVFAKEWLLENQVGRPGFNAVRRRERDHQIEKVGTELREMMSWTKK, from the coding sequence GTGGCAAAAGTGTATTATGAAAAAGATTGTAATTTACAGATGTTAAAAGAAAAAAAGGTTGCAGTAATTGGATACGGAAGTCAGGGGCATGCACATGCATTAAATTTAAAAGAAAGTGGCGTAGATGTTGTAGTTGGACTTTATAAAGGGAGTAGGTCTTGGAGTAAGGCTGAGAAAGCAGGCTTAGAAGTTATGCTCACAGAAGAAGCAGTTAAAAAGAGTGACATAATAATGATACTTGTTAATGATGAAAAACAATCTAAGCTTTATAAAGAAGATGTAGAACCTAATATTACTCCAGGGAAGGCGTTGGTATTTGCTCATGGATTTTCAATACATTTTGGACAAATAGTTCCGCCAAATGATGTAGATGTATTTTTAGTAGCTCCAAAGGGACCGGGACATACAGTAAGAAGTCAGTATTTAGAAGGAAAAGGAGTACCTTCTCTTATAGCTATTCATCAAGATGCTACAGGAAATGCTAAAGAAATAGCATTAGCCTATGCTTCTGGTATAGGAGGAGCTAGAGCTGGAATTATTGAAACTTCTTTTAAAGAAGAGACAGAAACAGACCTTTTTGGTGAACAAGCTGTATTATGCGGTGGTTTAACTGCGCTTATTAAAGCTGGATTTGAAACTTTGGTAGAAGCAGGTTATCAACCAGAAATGGCATATTTTGAATGTCTGCATGAAATGAAACTTATCGTAGATTTAATTAATGAAGGTGGATTAAATTTAATGAGATATTCTATAAGCGATACAGCAGAGTTTGGTGATTATACAGCAGGACCTAAAGTGGTAACTGATGAAACTAAAAAAGCTATGGGGAAAATTTTAAAAGATATTCAAGAAGGTGTATTTGCTAAGGAATGGTTACTTGAGAATCAAGTAGGAAGACCTGGATTTAATGCTGTGAGAAGAAGGGAAAGAGACCATCAAATTGAAAAGGTCGGAACTGAACTTAGAGAAATGATGAGTTGGACAAAGAAATAA
- the ilvN gene encoding acetolactate synthase small subunit — MKSYVISVIVDNNEGQLLRICQLFNRRGYNLESVTAGETETKNISRLTLIVKAEREEVIQQIVKQIKKLECVYNAIVLEEKNSICKQMMFIKVKAKKEKKQEIVNIVNIFRGSIADVAEDSLTIEITGDENKLEGLKNVLLPFGILEIASSGFIAIERGVPVLSDVYCKSSIV, encoded by the coding sequence GTGAAATCTTATGTGATATCTGTAATAGTTGATAATAATGAAGGACAGCTTCTGAGGATATGTCAATTGTTTAATAGAAGGGGATATAACTTGGAAAGTGTTACGGCAGGTGAAACGGAAACGAAAAATATATCTAGGCTTACTTTAATAGTAAAAGCAGAAAGAGAAGAAGTTATACAGCAAATAGTGAAGCAGATAAAAAAACTGGAATGTGTATATAATGCAATAGTTCTAGAAGAAAAAAATTCAATATGTAAACAAATGATGTTTATAAAAGTTAAAGCTAAAAAAGAAAAAAAACAGGAAATAGTAAATATAGTTAACATTTTTAGGGGTTCAATAGCTGATGTTGCAGAAGATAGTTTAACTATAGAAATTACAGGTGATGAAAATAAATTAGAAGGATTAAAAAACGTGTTATTACCTTTTGGTATTTTAGAAATAGCAAGTAGTGGTTTTATTGCTATTGAAAGAGGAGTTCCAGTTTTATCTGATGTCTACTGTAAGTCCTCAATAGTTTAG
- a CDS encoding branched-chain amino acid transaminase: MNNYYAFYQGNFIKEDDIHISIRSKAFNYGLACFEGIRAYWNKENSQLYVFKLKEHYVRFLQSCKALNIKLPYTVEELCDLTIELLKKNNCKTTTYIRPIAFKGSNSLGPTLNDDDDRIVIYCQPLGSYTGKEALNVAVTSWTRLNDNMLPPRVKATASYLNSALASLEVTSRGYDEAIFLTQLGHVCEGPGENIFMVRKGKLITPPPCDNILEGITRELVITLAKEELGIEVVERSITRTELYAADELFFSGTAMEVTPIIKVDDREVSDGTPGQVCKNIKEIFSDLTIGKIKKYISSCTSVY; encoded by the coding sequence ATGAATAATTACTATGCATTTTATCAGGGGAATTTTATAAAAGAGGATGATATTCACATAAGCATCAGATCTAAGGCCTTTAATTATGGCCTTGCATGCTTTGAGGGGATAAGAGCTTATTGGAATAAAGAAAATAGTCAACTTTATGTGTTTAAATTAAAGGAACATTACGTTAGATTCCTTCAATCTTGCAAGGCCTTAAATATTAAATTGCCTTATACAGTAGAAGAACTCTGTGATTTAACAATAGAACTCTTAAAAAAAAATAATTGTAAAACTACAACTTATATAAGACCAATAGCTTTTAAAGGTTCTAATAGCCTAGGTCCAACTCTCAATGATGATGATGACCGTATAGTTATATACTGCCAACCTTTAGGAAGTTATACCGGAAAAGAAGCTCTTAATGTTGCAGTAACTTCTTGGACAAGATTAAATGATAATATGCTTCCTCCAAGAGTTAAAGCCACAGCATCTTATCTTAACTCTGCATTGGCTTCATTAGAAGTTACTAGTAGAGGATATGATGAAGCTATATTTTTAACTCAACTTGGTCATGTTTGTGAAGGTCCTGGAGAAAACATATTTATGGTAAGGAAGGGCAAACTCATCACGCCTCCTCCTTGTGACAATATTTTAGAGGGTATAACCAGAGAACTTGTTATAACACTAGCCAAAGAAGAACTAGGAATAGAGGTAGTTGAAAGAAGCATTACAAGAACAGAACTCTATGCTGCTGATGAATTATTCTTTAGTGGAACTGCTATGGAAGTTACTCCTATTATAAAAGTAGATGACAGAGAAGTTAGTGATGGTACTCCAGGACAAGTATGTAAAAATATAAAGGAAATATTTTCAGACCTAACAATAGGTAAAATAAAAAAGTATATTTCTTCCTGTACATCTGTTTATTAA
- a CDS encoding ATP-binding protein has product MEDCIKNNNRNDESYGLEYIEYKHVLSNISSKLMGVSLDKEYLIEICLGEIGEITESSRAYVFLFKDNLEYMDNVYEWCDKGVSSEKDNLQNMKTEICPWWMKKLKNNEIITIEDVEQMSVESEIEKEILLEQGIKSLIVLPLFNKESLMGYLGLDNTFESKKWNDEIKFTLRLISETFSGAVSRLQDEKELRHANDELSKKEKYINNLKAQIVQHEEMLRLSQSKELLRQIGLNKENLNKIINYVIDILSFDIIIFDKIELNLSENIPSILCNKVEISQVIMNILKNAIYEMGKKAEVLKENEKTESNILKIETYTKDCYLVCEISDNGMGFSDEVKYRIFEPFFTTKKIGEGTGLGLALAYDIITNKHNGEIRATESEWNGAKFTIKFHI; this is encoded by the coding sequence ATGGAAGATTGTATAAAAAATAATAATAGAAATGATGAAAGTTATGGACTAGAATATATAGAATATAAGCATGTACTTTCAAATATCTCATCTAAACTTATGGGGGTTAGTTTAGATAAAGAATATTTAATTGAAATTTGTTTAGGAGAAATAGGAGAAATAACAGAGTCCTCTAGAGCTTATGTGTTTTTATTTAAAGATAATTTAGAGTATATGGATAACGTTTATGAATGGTGTGATAAAGGAGTTAGCTCTGAAAAGGATAATCTTCAAAATATGAAAACTGAAATATGTCCTTGGTGGATGAAAAAATTGAAAAATAATGAAATTATTACTATTGAAGACGTAGAGCAAATGTCTGTAGAATCGGAGATTGAAAAGGAAATATTATTGGAACAGGGAATAAAATCTCTTATAGTGTTGCCTCTTTTTAATAAAGAAAGTTTAATGGGATACTTAGGTTTGGATAATACTTTTGAAAGTAAAAAATGGAATGATGAGATTAAATTTACATTAAGATTGATATCTGAAACATTTTCAGGAGCTGTTTCAAGGCTACAAGATGAAAAAGAGCTTAGACATGCTAATGATGAGTTAAGTAAAAAAGAAAAATATATAAACAACTTAAAGGCACAGATTGTTCAGCATGAGGAAATGTTAAGGCTTAGTCAAAGTAAAGAATTATTAAGACAAATAGGCTTAAATAAAGAAAATTTAAATAAAATAATAAACTATGTAATAGATATTTTAAGCTTTGATATCATAATTTTTGATAAGATAGAATTAAATCTTTCAGAAAATATACCATCTATATTATGTAACAAAGTAGAAATTAGTCAAGTAATTATGAATATACTTAAGAATGCAATATATGAAATGGGCAAAAAGGCAGAAGTTTTAAAAGAAAATGAAAAAACAGAGTCTAATATTTTAAAAATAGAAACTTATACAAAAGATTGTTATTTAGTTTGTGAGATATCTGATAATGGAATGGGATTTTCTGATGAAGTTAAGTATAGAATATTTGAACCTTTTTTTACAACAAAAAAGATAGGAGAAGGAACTGGGCTTGGATTAGCTTTAGCATATGATATTATTACAAATAAGCATAATGGAGAAATAAGAGCTACTGAAAGTGAATGGAATGGTGCTAAATTTACTATTAAATTTCATATTTAA